One genomic region from Chloroherpetonaceae bacterium encodes:
- the thrS gene encoding threonine--tRNA ligase, whose protein sequence is MSDLIRLTLPDGSVREYPKGSSGLDVAKSIGKRLFEDALGIKLNGVLKDLALPIETDAAIEILTFDSDEGRELYWHSSSHLMAQAIEELFPGTKFGAGPAIENGFYYDIDSEHRFSEEDFPAIEAKMLEIAKRDIEIVRQELTYQEAIEYFKTKRIDPFKVEILETKKDLTTASIYHQGNFTDLCTGPHLPRTSKLKAVKITAVSGSYWRGDESRQKLQRIYGISFPSEKLLKEHFNRIEEAKKRDHRKIGQELELFTLSPKVGGGLPIWLPKGALIRQELESFLKEEQRKRGYQAVYTPHIGSIELYKTSGHYPYYKESQFPPLEFEDETGKKEQYLLKPMNCPHHHQIYDVRPRSYRELPIRLAEFGTVYRYEQSGELNGLTRVRGFTQDDSHIYCRQDQLLDEMCRVIELTQLVFSTLGFKDFQTRLSFRNPENKEKYGGNDELWAQAEKDIFEAAQKMNLNYFVGIGEASFYGPKIDFIVRDAIGRKWQLGTVQVDYVMAERFDLTYVGADGQKHRPVIIHRAPFGSFERFVGILIENYAGNFPLWLAPVQVSVLPVTDAAMDYAELIAEKLSSDKIRVELDDRSEKINRKIRDAETMKVPYMLVVGEKEKAAGTVALRKHKEGDKGVMPLDEAVAKLKKEIAHKE, encoded by the coding sequence ATGAGTGATTTAATTCGCCTGACTTTGCCCGATGGCTCTGTTCGCGAATACCCAAAAGGGTCTTCCGGGCTCGATGTGGCAAAGTCTATTGGCAAGCGTCTTTTTGAAGATGCCTTGGGTATCAAACTCAATGGGGTATTAAAAGACCTTGCTCTGCCTATAGAGACCGACGCTGCAATCGAAATTTTAACTTTCGATTCAGATGAAGGGCGGGAGCTTTATTGGCACAGCTCAAGTCACTTGATGGCGCAAGCAATTGAAGAACTGTTTCCCGGTACAAAGTTTGGCGCCGGTCCTGCAATCGAAAATGGGTTTTATTATGATATTGACTCCGAGCATCGATTTAGCGAGGAAGATTTTCCGGCAATCGAAGCGAAAATGCTTGAAATCGCAAAGCGAGATATTGAAATCGTTCGTCAAGAACTGACTTATCAAGAGGCGATTGAATATTTCAAGACCAAGAGAATAGACCCTTTCAAGGTTGAAATTCTTGAAACAAAAAAAGATCTGACAACCGCTTCGATTTATCATCAAGGGAATTTTACAGATCTTTGTACAGGGCCACATTTGCCGCGAACTTCGAAGTTAAAAGCGGTTAAGATTACCGCAGTTTCTGGGTCGTATTGGCGCGGTGATGAAAGCAGGCAGAAATTGCAGCGCATTTACGGAATTTCGTTTCCCTCCGAAAAATTGCTCAAAGAGCATTTTAATAGGATTGAAGAAGCCAAAAAGCGCGATCATCGCAAAATCGGGCAAGAACTTGAGCTCTTTACACTTTCTCCAAAAGTTGGCGGAGGTTTGCCAATTTGGTTGCCAAAGGGAGCGTTGATACGACAAGAACTTGAGAGTTTCCTGAAAGAGGAGCAGCGAAAGCGCGGGTATCAAGCTGTTTACACGCCTCATATCGGTAGTATTGAGCTGTATAAAACTTCAGGGCATTATCCTTATTACAAAGAGTCGCAATTTCCGCCGCTCGAGTTTGAGGATGAAACCGGGAAAAAGGAGCAATACTTGCTCAAGCCAATGAATTGCCCGCATCATCATCAAATTTATGATGTAAGGCCGCGTTCGTATCGTGAACTGCCCATTCGGCTTGCTGAATTTGGAACGGTTTATCGCTATGAGCAATCCGGAGAATTGAATGGATTGACTCGGGTGCGAGGATTTACGCAAGACGATTCGCACATTTACTGCCGGCAAGATCAACTCTTGGATGAAATGTGTCGTGTTATCGAACTCACCCAATTGGTTTTTTCAACACTCGGGTTTAAGGATTTTCAAACAAGACTTTCATTCAGAAACCCGGAAAACAAAGAGAAGTACGGCGGCAACGACGAACTTTGGGCTCAGGCTGAAAAGGACATCTTCGAAGCCGCTCAAAAAATGAATTTGAACTACTTCGTCGGAATTGGTGAGGCAAGTTTTTATGGTCCGAAGATTGATTTTATCGTCCGCGACGCCATAGGAAGAAAGTGGCAGTTGGGTACCGTTCAGGTTGATTATGTAATGGCCGAGCGTTTCGACTTAACCTATGTTGGCGCCGATGGTCAAAAGCATCGCCCGGTGATTATTCATCGAGCTCCCTTTGGCTCATTTGAGCGATTTGTGGGTATTCTCATTGAAAATTATGCAGGTAATTTTCCGCTATGGTTAGCGCCTGTTCAGGTCAGTGTTTTGCCGGTAACTGATGCGGCTATGGATTATGCCGAGCTTATAGCCGAAAAGCTTTCGAGCGATAAAATTCGGGTTGAACTTGACGATCGATCCGAAAAAATAAATCGCAAAATTCGCGATGCCGAAACGATGAAAGTGCCTTACATGCTTGTTGTAGGCGAAAAGGAAAAAGCGGCAGGCACCGTTGCACTTCGTAAACATAAAGAGGGCGACAAAGGGGTAATGCCATTAGATGAAGCAGTTGCAAAATTAAAAAAGGAAATCGCTCATAAGGAATAA
- the rplI gene encoding 50S ribosomal protein L9 has protein sequence MKVILKKAIEKLGEQGEVVTVKDGYARNYLIPLGMASRATEGLLVALENEKKQKSFKIERERKTARELAASISHVTLTVKAKAGEGGKLYGTVTNQMLADALKVKGFEIDRRNIEVEHVKSLGNHTAKVKLYNDVFAEVQVSVEAE, from the coding sequence ATGAAAGTCATACTTAAAAAGGCTATCGAAAAACTTGGTGAGCAGGGGGAAGTTGTCACTGTAAAAGACGGATATGCTCGAAATTATTTGATTCCGCTCGGAATGGCTTCACGCGCGACTGAGGGCTTGCTTGTTGCACTTGAAAATGAAAAAAAGCAAAAATCATTTAAGATTGAGCGTGAGCGAAAAACAGCGCGAGAATTAGCTGCTTCGATTTCACACGTCACCTTAACTGTCAAAGCAAAAGCCGGAGAAGGTGGTAAGCTTTACGGAACGGTTACGAATCAAATGCTTGCTGATGCCTTGAAAGTAAAAGGGTTTGAGATTGATCGGCGAAATATCGAAGTCGAGCATGTTAAGTCGCTTGGGAATCACACCGCGAAGGTCAAGCTTTACAACGATGTTTTTGCTGAAGTACAAGTCAGCGTAGAAGCGGAGTAG
- a CDS encoding YkgJ family cysteine cluster protein, with protein sequence MSESRRHKNCVDNLHICKANCCRNGVWVDIAQATEIEAYVNRTPELSDLHGKTLFIEEDIDSDYYPSGKAVGTNLQSPEGPCIFLSKEGFCRIYQVRPHFCADYPFMHPLVGSEQPIMLDNMFESMPECIYHDLLSATLKSIDEEKKEAEQKKLA encoded by the coding sequence ATGTCTGAATCGCGCCGTCATAAAAATTGCGTCGATAATTTACACATCTGTAAGGCCAACTGCTGCCGAAATGGAGTTTGGGTTGATATCGCGCAGGCTACCGAAATTGAAGCGTATGTTAACCGTACGCCGGAACTTTCAGACCTGCACGGCAAAACACTCTTTATTGAGGAAGACATCGATTCCGACTATTATCCATCAGGCAAAGCCGTTGGAACAAATCTTCAAAGCCCCGAGGGACCGTGTATCTTTTTAAGCAAAGAAGGGTTTTGTAGAATTTATCAAGTAAGGCCTCATTTCTGTGCCGACTACCCCTTTATGCACCCGCTTGTTGGCAGTGAGCAACCAATTATGCTCGATAACATGTTCGAATCAATGCCCGAATGTATTTACCACGATTTGCTTTCGGCAACTCTCAAAAGCATTGATGAAGAAAAGAAAGAAGCCGAACAAAAAAAATTAGCATAG
- the rpsF gene encoding 30S ribosomal protein S6, which translates to MTEKKLYETTAVMDGSLEDDAIKAIVEKVKNTLTNLGCEIKLVHDLGRKKLAYKIGKATIGYYIHIEFVSGPEAIAEIERQYRLNEQIIRFLTIILDKRLLEIRERVAKYGSAQPQAVEVPAEVVALKDAE; encoded by the coding sequence ATGACTGAAAAAAAATTATACGAAACAACTGCCGTAATGGACGGTAGCCTTGAAGACGACGCCATAAAAGCGATTGTTGAAAAGGTCAAGAATACCTTGACCAATTTAGGTTGCGAAATCAAATTGGTTCACGATTTGGGGCGTAAAAAACTCGCCTATAAAATCGGTAAAGCGACAATCGGTTATTATATCCACATTGAATTCGTATCCGGCCCTGAAGCCATTGCGGAAATTGAGCGACAGTATCGTCTCAATGAGCAAATCATCCGATTTTTAACCATCATTTTGGATAAACGTCTCCTTGAAATTCGAGAACGCGTTGCAAAGTATGGCTCAGCTCAACCGCAGGCAGTTGAAGTACCAGCCGAAGTTGTAGCCCTTAAAGACGCAGAGTAA
- the rpsR gene encoding 30S ribosomal protein S18, whose product MSMEKRKPTGAAGKFAGNRSANAQQRMSASAKQNAPAKNQVVFFDYRDERKLKRFINEQGKIIPRRITGLSASEQRLLTKSIKWARHLAVIPFVSEQIR is encoded by the coding sequence ATATCAATGGAAAAAAGAAAGCCGACCGGAGCCGCCGGAAAATTTGCCGGGAACCGCTCCGCAAACGCGCAGCAGCGCATGTCCGCATCGGCTAAGCAGAATGCGCCGGCAAAGAATCAAGTTGTATTTTTTGATTATCGTGATGAGCGCAAACTTAAGCGTTTTATCAACGAGCAAGGTAAAATCATACCTCGCCGGATAACCGGTCTCTCGGCTAGTGAACAGCGACTGCTCACAAAGTCGATTAAGTGGGCACGCCACCTTGCGGTGATTCCTTTTGTGTCTGAACAAATTCGCTAA
- a CDS encoding hemolysin III family protein — MNISLPHYSPSEERFNLITHIIGIFFGAGALVTLLTFALTNGTAWHVVSFAVYGSSLILLYLASTLYHGAKNEGVKSRLRILDHTSIYLLIAGTYTPFTLINLREDWGIPLLVVVWLLASLGIALKFFMIGAKKWVSAVLYIGLGWLILVAINPILAHVPLAGIWWLIAGGLFYTGGVVFYVWKSLPYHHGVWHLFVLVGSVCHFVAVMISSVPF, encoded by the coding sequence ATGAATATCAGTTTACCGCACTACTCGCCATCTGAAGAGCGTTTTAATCTCATTACCCATATTATCGGTATTTTTTTTGGCGCAGGCGCATTGGTTACACTTTTAACATTTGCACTTACTAACGGCACGGCTTGGCATGTGGTGAGTTTTGCAGTTTACGGGAGTTCATTGATTTTATTGTACTTGGCCTCAACTCTTTATCACGGTGCAAAAAATGAAGGGGTGAAATCTCGCTTAAGAATACTGGATCATACATCCATTTATCTACTTATTGCCGGTACTTATACGCCCTTCACGCTGATTAATCTTCGTGAAGATTGGGGAATTCCGTTGCTGGTTGTTGTTTGGCTCCTTGCGTCCCTCGGGATTGCTTTGAAATTTTTCATGATTGGGGCAAAGAAATGGGTTAGCGCAGTGTTGTATATCGGGTTAGGATGGTTGATTTTGGTTGCAATCAATCCCATACTTGCTCATGTTCCGTTGGCGGGAATTTGGTGGCTTATCGCGGGTGGGCTTTTCTACACAGGCGGGGTAGTTTTTTATGTTTGGAAATCGCTGCCTTATCATCACGGGGTTTGGCATCTATTTGTTCTTGTTGGAAGTGTTTGTCATTTTGTGGCAGTGATGATTTCAAGTGTCCCGTTTTAA
- a CDS encoding ABC transporter substrate-binding protein, whose translation MTFSSTIRILLFTFLTAFTFSCQPKSTFKKVGYVLFFEDATLQDAKTGFEAALKDGGFEEGKNLKFYYRNAQGDGTTQGQIFDFFLGEGVDLIATNPTVSTIAAVQRTQTIPVCMMVSPRPDLAKLTDANGKAPANLTGTYETLAYIDTSVTLIRTLFPNAKRIGTIYNSSEPNSLNSLERLRSFASSIGLELSARSVNNSNETQQASFALLSDNIDVFFALPDNIIFSSFETIYGVMTEAKKPILSSEAGLVSRGALAAYGADMYSWGYQAGQAAVKVLRGEPIPAPDEVKVRKRIFSIKSADALGVTLPADFQGM comes from the coding sequence ATGACATTTTCATCAACGATACGAATTCTACTTTTTACTTTTTTAACTGCATTTACTTTTTCTTGTCAACCAAAGTCAACCTTCAAAAAAGTGGGTTATGTGCTTTTTTTTGAAGATGCGACGTTGCAGGATGCCAAAACCGGTTTTGAAGCCGCCCTCAAAGACGGCGGTTTTGAAGAAGGGAAAAATCTAAAGTTTTACTATAGAAATGCACAAGGTGATGGCACTACTCAAGGCCAAATCTTTGACTTTTTTTTGGGTGAGGGCGTTGATCTAATTGCAACGAATCCAACGGTGTCAACCATCGCGGCCGTCCAACGTACCCAAACAATTCCTGTTTGTATGATGGTTTCTCCTCGCCCCGATTTAGCAAAGCTTACGGATGCCAATGGGAAGGCACCAGCAAATCTTACAGGTACTTATGAAACTTTAGCCTACATTGATACCAGTGTAACATTAATCCGAACACTTTTTCCGAATGCGAAGAGAATCGGAACAATCTATAACAGCAGCGAACCCAATTCGCTTAATAGTCTTGAACGCCTTCGAAGTTTTGCTTCAAGCATTGGCTTAGAGCTTTCCGCTCGCTCGGTCAATAACTCAAATGAAACACAGCAAGCTTCCTTTGCTCTTCTTTCAGATAATATTGATGTTTTTTTTGCACTTCCCGATAACATCATTTTTTCAAGTTTCGAAACCATTTACGGTGTTATGACCGAAGCCAAAAAGCCTATTCTTTCCAGCGAAGCCGGGCTCGTTTCTCGAGGTGCTCTTGCCGCCTATGGCGCAGACATGTATTCGTGGGGATATCAAGCAGGGCAAGCCGCAGTGAAAGTGCTCCGAGGTGAACCGATACCCGCACCGGACGAAGTAAAAGTAAGAAAGCGGATATTCAGCATTAAATCGGCTGATGCTTTAGGTGTGACACTCCCCGCCGATTTTCAAGGAATGTAA
- a CDS encoding single-stranded DNA-binding protein — MAELKMPEINNVVIAGNLTKDPIFRQTTTGTPVVNFTIACNRRFRDSNNDWQEDVCYVGVVAWNKLAESCRDNLHKSSAVLVDGELQSRTWKQQDGTTRTVVEIKARRIQFLNKRKRNDEESVVEEFNDDAQVDSKDLYEYKYLSGDAELTGTP, encoded by the coding sequence ATGGCTGAATTAAAAATGCCGGAAATTAATAATGTGGTTATTGCCGGTAATTTGACGAAAGACCCGATTTTTAGACAAACCACGACAGGCACGCCGGTTGTTAACTTTACCATTGCTTGCAACCGCCGCTTTCGTGATAGCAATAATGATTGGCAAGAAGATGTTTGTTATGTCGGCGTTGTTGCTTGGAATAAACTTGCAGAAAGCTGCCGAGATAATTTGCATAAAAGCAGTGCCGTTTTAGTCGATGGTGAACTCCAAAGTAGAACGTGGAAACAGCAGGACGGAACGACTAGAACAGTGGTAGAAATCAAAGCAAGAAGAATACAGTTTTTGAACAAGCGTAAGCGCAATGATGAAGAAAGTGTGGTTGAAGAATTTAACGACGATGCACAAGTTGACAGTAAAGACCTTTACGAGTACAAATATCTTTCGGGCGATGCCGAATTAACCGGTACCCCGTAG
- a CDS encoding TIGR00730 family Rossman fold protein: protein MGVIVQSVCVFCGSSNGKKSSYLDEAREIGKFFAERKIRVVYGGGSNGLMGTVAESALKAGGEVIGVIPETLLQKEVAHQKLTKLHITTGMHERKALMAELSDAFIALPGGLGTMDELFEIWTWSQLGLHRKPIGLLNGSHYYDDLLKFLKHTAEEQFVKTKNLNTLVVADSVEKLWEKINTHFLANQLSGS, encoded by the coding sequence ATGGGAGTTATCGTACAAAGTGTATGTGTGTTTTGCGGGTCATCGAATGGAAAAAAATCCTCATACCTCGATGAAGCACGCGAAATCGGAAAGTTTTTTGCAGAGCGTAAAATTCGAGTTGTTTATGGTGGTGGCTCAAATGGGCTGATGGGCACTGTCGCAGAAAGCGCCCTCAAGGCCGGCGGGGAAGTTATTGGCGTTATACCTGAAACCCTCCTGCAAAAAGAAGTGGCACACCAAAAACTAACTAAACTTCACATCACCACCGGGATGCACGAACGCAAGGCATTAATGGCCGAACTTTCAGACGCATTTATAGCTCTGCCCGGTGGTCTTGGAACTATGGATGAACTTTTTGAAATCTGGACGTGGTCACAACTTGGCTTGCATCGTAAGCCTATCGGTCTTCTTAATGGTTCACATTACTACGACGACTTACTGAAATTTTTAAAACACACCGCTGAAGAGCAATTCGTAAAAACAAAAAACTTAAATACACTGGTCGTTGCCGATTCTGTGGAAAAACTTTGGGAAAAAATCAACACACACTTTCTTGCCAATCAACTAAGCGGGTCATAA
- a CDS encoding alanine--glyoxylate aminotransferase family protein has product MKKRLFTPGPTPVPEEVMLRMAAPMIHHRNPEFMEILTRVHQDLQYLFQTKQPVLVLTCSGTGGVEATMTSLFSHGDKIIAVNGGKFGERWVDMVKKFTGNCVELKVKWGTSIQPEDIIQALKTHPDAKAVYFTHSETSTGTATNVQAMAKAIRENSRALVCVDGITAVGAHEMRFDDWGIDVCVTGSQKGLMMPPGLALVALSERAIQAVETAKLASYYFSLKKALKSHKDNDTPFTPAVSLIIGLDESLQLIKKEGIENIWARHERLSAACRRGCEALGMRLFSNSPSFAVTPVWLPEGVDWKAFNKVLKMENGITVAAGQDDFAGKIFRISHLGYYDELDMLTVIGALEMTLAKIKHPFEVGSGVAAVMNAFITP; this is encoded by the coding sequence ATGAAAAAAAGACTTTTTACACCCGGCCCGACCCCTGTACCTGAAGAAGTGATGTTGCGAATGGCAGCTCCGATGATTCATCATCGCAACCCTGAATTTATGGAGATTTTAACTCGGGTTCATCAAGACCTTCAATACCTTTTTCAGACCAAACAGCCTGTGCTCGTTTTAACCTGTTCTGGCACAGGCGGTGTGGAGGCAACAATGACTTCCTTATTTTCACACGGTGACAAAATAATTGCAGTTAATGGTGGAAAATTTGGTGAACGTTGGGTAGATATGGTAAAGAAGTTTACGGGGAATTGTGTGGAGTTAAAGGTCAAATGGGGGACGAGCATTCAGCCCGAAGATATCATTCAGGCACTCAAAACTCACCCCGATGCAAAAGCTGTTTACTTTACGCATTCAGAAACTTCAACCGGTACAGCCACCAATGTTCAGGCAATGGCGAAAGCGATTCGAGAAAATTCAAGAGCTTTGGTATGCGTTGATGGAATCACGGCAGTGGGTGCTCACGAAATGCGATTTGATGACTGGGGCATTGATGTTTGTGTTACGGGTTCTCAAAAGGGATTGATGATGCCGCCGGGGCTTGCGCTTGTTGCACTTTCTGAACGCGCGATTCAAGCGGTTGAAACTGCAAAGCTTGCTTCTTATTACTTTTCCCTCAAAAAAGCACTTAAGTCTCATAAAGATAATGACACACCGTTTACCCCTGCCGTTTCACTCATCATTGGTCTGGATGAATCGCTTCAATTGATAAAAAAGGAAGGAATTGAAAACATCTGGGCTAGGCATGAGCGATTATCTGCCGCTTGCCGCAGAGGGTGCGAAGCGCTTGGGATGAGACTTTTCAGCAATTCGCCTTCCTTTGCCGTAACGCCCGTTTGGCTTCCGGAAGGCGTTGATTGGAAGGCGTTTAACAAGGTCTTAAAAATGGAAAACGGAATCACGGTTGCGGCAGGGCAAGATGATTTTGCCGGAAAAATTTTCCGAATTTCACATCTTGGATATTATGATGAATTGGATATGCTTACGGTCATTGGCGCACTTGAAATGACTCTCGCAAAAATCAAACATCCTTTTGAGGTTGGCAGCGGTGTTGCAGCTGTTATGAACGCTTTTATTACACCTTAA